The following is a genomic window from Citrifermentans bemidjiense Bem.
CCTTAAGCTGGGCCTTTATCTCTACAAGCATCCACTACCCTCCTGCATTGGATATACAAGCCTCAGCGAGACCGCGACTACTGGTAGCGGGCCTTGATCCTCTCGCAAAGCTCGGAGAAGGACAGGTACCGCTCGCTCCAGGGGAAGGGTATGCCATCCACTGCGGTGACCGGTGTGGTCCCCGGTTTCTGGGACGCGATCTTGTCGAAGAGGCGTTTTTTCATGCCGTCCCAGGCAAGCCTCGGGAGCGGCACCAAGGTGACGTGCTCGTGCAGCTTCCCGAATCCCGCCTGCTGGGCGGCCTGGTTCAAGGAGGCCGGCAAGAGCACGGTGTAGCTGTCGTCGCGCCGCGCCCCTTTTACCAGCCACTGCAGCTTTTCGCCCAAAAGCTCGACTTCGACCCCCTTGGGTACATGGAGGATGTAGCTCCCTCCCACGCCCCAGCGCTCCCTGAACAGCGCGATGCTCCGCTGCTGCGTTTCGCGCCGCCTTTGCTCGGAGCCGAGCCGGGCTTCTTCCTGGTGGTGCACCACCGGGGTCGGCACCTGCACCGTGACAAACCCCTTGGCGTTGGCGCGCCGGGTGTAGTCCTTGAGGCACCACACGCCGCCGTCCATCCCCTCGTCGAGACCTCCGATCTGGCGATAGAGTTCCCTGCTGATCACCATGGCGCCGAAGGAGCCCCGTTCCAGTTCGGTCGGGACATCGCACTCCTCGCCCGGATCGAGACACGGAAGCAGAATCCCCGCCTCGGGATGCTCCTGGGCGTAGGCCAATAGCGGCTCCAGCCAACGCGCGCTCACCAGGCTGGTGTTGCGCACCAAAGCGAG
Proteins encoded in this region:
- a CDS encoding glycosyltransferase family 2 protein, encoding MTDAIIDVIIPVWNRPDETRNCLVTLINHTPGARFIMVDCGSERDTERLLQELADSLDDRALLMRDDSNIGFVPAANRGFESSEAPYLALVRNTSLVSARWLEPLLAYAQEHPEAGILLPCLDPGEECDVPTELERGSFGAMVISRELYRQIGGLDEGMDGGVWCLKDYTRRANAKGFVTVQVPTPVVHHQEEARLGSEQRRRETQQRSIALFRERWGVGGSYILHVPKGVEVELLGEKLQWLVKGARRDDSYTVLLPASLNQAAQQAGFGKLHEHVTLVPLPRLAWDGMKKRLFDKIASQKPGTTPVTAVDGIPFPWSERYLSFSELCERIKARYQ